In Mercenaria mercenaria strain notata chromosome 14, MADL_Memer_1, whole genome shotgun sequence, the following are encoded in one genomic region:
- the LOC123552717 gene encoding LOW QUALITY PROTEIN: uncharacterized protein LOC123552717 (The sequence of the model RefSeq protein was modified relative to this genomic sequence to represent the inferred CDS: inserted 1 base in 1 codon; substituted 1 base at 1 genomic stop codon) yields the protein MERLNEIVRSYDQNIVLRDKQREAFLYLASKKGGVIVNLPVGYGKSLIFHLLPQILGENVKKXVVLVVSPLNIIQKDQCVALRDHNISCCRLDICANVDDDYDEDFQDGSDRFSCHSEISIERIKEGDFSIVLCHPEALLNTRKGREILRSTLKDHVVALVIDECHFLDKWGDEFRTAFKELKTLKAFFPEVPLVALSATLTAEQKKKLPQQLSLSEYSIIESSPDKPNLFLQKFEKGSSAAVEGEYEAITHEICDKLYQEKEKFPVTLLFLSVYYMSQVLMYLNNLFKSNNIDETMYSAICSGQDKYVIDKTIQELKKPDPRIRLVLTTSILGMGFDPENVTNIVHACPPRNISQYFQEIGRAGXRGQPATASLYYSSRNIAKNLPGINEDIISNCKNNTSCLRNQLLSVFGFEKEAIIQGCKCCSFCRTTCTCEECLQLKIDL from the exons atggagAGACTGAACGAAATTGTTCGTTCATATGATCAAAATATTGTGTTGAGGGACAAACAGCGTGAAGCATTCCTATATTTGGCTAGTAAGAAAGGGGGCGTGATTGTAAATTTGCCCGTTGGGTATGGGAAGAGTCTTATTTTCCATTTGCTTCCGCAAATTttaggtgaaaatgtgaaaaaataagtTGTGTTAGTGGTATCACCTTTAAACATCATACAGAAAGATCAGTGTGTGGCACTGAGGGATCATAACATATCCTGCTGTCGACTTGACATTTGTGCTAATGTCGATGATGATTACGATGAGGACTTCCAGGACGGCAGTGATAGATTTTCCTGTCATTCTGAAATTAGTATTGAGCGGATTAAAGAAGGAGATTTTTCCATAGTATTGTGCCACCCAGAAGCCCTCCTTAACACTAGGAAAGGAAGGGAAATCCTGAGAAGTACTTTGAAGGATCACGTGGTAGCACTTGTTATTGATGAGTGCCATTTCCTGGATAAATG GGGAGATGAGTTTAGAACTGCCTTCAAGGAACTGAAAACTCTAAAGGCGTTTTTTCCTGAAGTACCACTTGTTGCCTTGAGTGCAACACTAACTGCCGAACAGaaaaagaaattaccacaacaactATCCTTAAGTGAGTACAGCATAATCGAAAGTAGTCCTGATAAACCAAATTTGTTCTTACAAAAGTTTGAGAAGGGAAGTTCAGCTGCTGTTGAGGGAGAATATGAAGCAATTACTCATGAAATTTGTGACAAACTTTATCAGGAGAAGGAAAAATTTCCAGTCACTCTGTTGTTTCTCTCAGTTTATTACATGAGTCAAGTTCTTATGTATTTGAACAACTTATTTAAGTCAAATAACATTGATGAAACTATGTACAGTGCAATTTGCTCTGGACAAGATAAATATGTAATTGACAAAACCATACAAGAATTGAAGAAACCAGATCCACGCATTAGACTAGTGTTAACAACATCCATTTTAGGAATGGGATTTGATCCTGAAAATGTCACTAATATTGTACATGCCTGCCCTCCAAGAAATATTTCTCAGTATTTTCAGGAGATTGGGAGAGCTG ATCGTGGCCAGCCAGCAACGGCTTCCCTATATTACAGTTCAAGAAACATAGCAAAAAATCTGCCTGGAATAAATGAAGATATAATTTCTAACTGTAAGAATAACACTTCTTGTCTGAGAAACCAGTTGCTATCAGTGTTTGGATTTGAAAAGGAAGCAATTATTCAAGGCTGCAAGTGCTGTTCCTTTTGTAGAACTACCTGTACATGTGAAGAGTGTTTACAATTAAAAATTGATTTGTAA